DNA sequence from the Tissierella sp. MB52-C2 genome:
CTTTAGGCCTATTTCTATATAACAGAATAGCATTTTCAAGAATTTCATTATTTAATTCATAATATATATTTGTTCCGAAATTTCTATTTTTATAAAACTTTTTCGGGGATATACTTCCTGTTGAAAATATATTATTAAAATTTAATGATGATGTTACTAAATAAAATTTCATATAAACTCCCCTAACTTAAATATATCTTTCTTTATATTTCCTTATTTCTTTCATAGCATCATTTTGAGTATCTTCATAATAAGTTAAATATAAATTCTCATTTGTTCTTGTTGTAGCTACATAAAATGCTCTCCTAAACTGTTCAGGAATGAAATTCTCTATCTGATTGCAACTAGGTATAAAAACATCCTTAAACTCTAACCCTTTTGAACTATGAAATGTCATTATTTTAGGTAAGTCTGTTTCAAAGTTCAAGTTATCAGATAGTTTTCCTGACTTTGTCTCTATTAAAAACTCTTTATCTATCTCTTTAAATATATCACTAGCTGTATCTACGTCTTCATTTTTAGGATACAAAACAACTACATCTTTTAAGCCTTTATCTATTATAGTATTATAGATATATAATATCTCTTCTTTTTTATCAGACAATTTATTTATGGTGATAGTTCCTATATTGTTTTTACATTTTTCCACAAGGTCTCCACTTCCACTTACAATCATTTCCGAAAACTTCATAACTTCCCTTGGAACTCTATAGTTATGCTCTAGCTTTATATGATCAACATCTGATTCAAATACCCGTTCTTTTATCTCATCAATACTTATTCCAGTTTCAATTCTATAGTATATCTGTTGAGCATCATCACCGAACAAAATTACTCCCTTTTTAGCAGCACCTACTAGCTTTTTTAATATTCTCTCTGGTACATCCTGAACCTCATCCACTATTACATAATCATAAAAGTTGTCTTTTATCTTTTCTTTTATATTCTCTTTTTTTAATTTCTCGATATATAATATATCAGCTTGTCCTAAACTTGACTTTAATAGTTCACTTATTCCAGACTCGATATACTCTTTTAACGTACTAGTAAATACTACAAAAAGTACATTTTCATTATTTCCTTCAATTGTTCTGTGTAATCTATGTAAGGCCAATAACGTTTTTCCACTTCCAGCACTGCCTTCTGCTATTAATTTACTGCTCTTAGAATATAACATATATCTCTGGTTGTCATCTAGTTCTGATTCGGGCATAAACCATTTTTCCTTCTTTTCTATATCTTTTCTAAGCTCTTCAAGAACGCTAGGATCTATCATTTTTCCCCCTCCACCTTTTACCATATTATACCATTTGCTTACATATTAACCTATTTATGCTATAATATCAAGAAAACACATGTTTTGGAGGGATAAATAAATGAAAGAAAGGCAAATGAAAATAATACCTGGTGCTCCTTTGGCAGCTATATACACTAGAAAATCTAGAGCTACAGAGATGGGAGAATCTATAGAAAATCAAATTGCTAGATGTATTGCATTATGTGATTACAAAGGATGGGGATATATAGTTTACGTAGATTATGACTACTCTGGAAAAGATACGGATAGACCAGATTTCTTTGAGATGATGAAAAAAGTTAGGAATAATGAATTTGATTATGTAGTTGTATATCATATTTATAGATTTGCTAGAAATATGAAAGATTTTACTATTCTAATGGATGAGTTTCAAGAGTTAGAAGTTGGATTTACAAGCATAAGTCAAGACTTTGATACCTCTACTCCAACAGGTCGAGCTGCTATGTACATGACAGCAGTTTTTGGTCAACTAGGTAGAGAAGATACCGCCATGCAAGTAAGAGATAATATGATCTATCTTGCCGAAAAAGGTAGATGGAATGGTGGCCCCGTTCCATACGGATTTGATACTTATTCAGAATTAGTAGAGTATAGGGATGGCGAAGGAAATAAAAAAATTACTTATTTGATAGAAAATGAAGGAGAGTCAGCTTTTATAAAAAAGTTCGCTGAATGGTATCTTGAAACTAATGGCTCTATTAGAGGTAATGTCACGAAGGCAAATGAATTAGGTTATAGGACTAAACGAGGTGCTTATTGGAATTCAAGTCAAATGTCAAGAATACTTCAAAATCCTCTATACTGTATTGCAGATGAAGATTCATATGAATATTTTAAGGATAATTTTACTGGTATTTTTTCAGACAAAGCTAGGAAGAAAGAAAACTGGAACGGCACCCATGGACTAATGTTTTATAATAGAAGAAAGCCATATAAGAAAACATCAAGACTTAGAGATGAAACAGAATGGATTTTAAGCATTGGAGAGCATAAAGGGTTTATTCCTGGAGAAACTTTTGCAAAAATACAGCATAAATTGAGTAAGAATAAAAGCCAACCTCCACGAACAGGACAAAGTATAAGATCTCCTCTGGTTGGATTAGTCAGATGTGGTAGGTGTAATTCTGCAATGTCTATTTTTGGTTCTCATAAAACAAGCGATAAATCCAAAGGATACTATCATTACTTTAGATGTCTCACTAGAGAAATAAAGTCTAAAATTTTATGCGACAATAGCAATGTAAGAGCCGATATTCTAGAAGACTTAGTCCTATCTAATATATTTGCTTTAATAGACAATGAAAACTCTTTAAAATCGATTTTAGAGGCTACAAACAACGATATAGAAGATAAGCGTACTCCTCTTATGTCAAAAGCAAATAAATTAAAATCAGATCTAAGTAATATTGATTCTGAAATCAATAACTTGGTAGATGCATTATCAAAAAACATCCTTCCCGAACTCATGATAAAAAGAAAATACAAGGACCTTGAAAATAAAAAAATCGAGGTTAGAAATGAGCTAGAAAAAATCAATATTGAATTGAGCAATAATTATTATGAAGATAAATTCGATATTGATACAGTAAAGAAATATATTAAGAATTTAAAACATAATTATAAAGACTTAAGTTTTGAGCAAAAAAAAGAACTCCTTAACAGTATAGTTAAAGAAGTTTCTATGGATAGAAATAAAGTTAAGCTGACATTGTACTTTTTACCTGGGAAATCACTTCAAGAATATAATGACCTTGCTCTTTGCTCCCACATGGACAAGGATTTAGGCTGGCGATGAACATAAACTTGGCGGGATAAGTCAAACTAGCACTTGTCCTTGAAATAGTAACAATTCCATCTTCCAATGGTTGGCGTAATACCTCCAATACCTTTTTAGGAAATTCAGGCAATTCATCTAAAAATAAAACTCCATTGTGTGCCAATGATACTTCACCAGGTTTTGGCACTCTGCCACCACCTATTAAAGATATGGCTGATGCTGTATGATGAGGAGATCTAAAAGGTGGATCTTTAACTAAAGAATTAGGGGGCAAAAGTCCTGATATGCTATAGATATTAGTTACTTCTATTGATTCTTCAAATGATAATTCAGGCATTATAGTAGGTAGTCTTTTGGCTGCCATGGTTTTTCCAGCCCCAGGCGGCCCTATTATAAGCATATTATGTGACCCGGCAGCAGCTACTTCTAAGGCTCTTTTTAAGCCTGCCTGTCCTTTAATGTCAGAAAAATCTAAAAAATGATTATCATCATTTGGATTTATTAATTCTTTTTCTCTTATATATGGATTTATATGTAATTCATTATTTAAAAAGTCCACTACATCTTTTAAATTTTTTATGGGTATTATTTCCATATCTTCTATAACACTGCACTCATCTTTATTTTCATATGGAACTATACACTTAGAAATATTCCATTTCCTCATGGCAATTACCATCGGTAATGCACCCTGAACTGGATTTAATTTTCCATCTAATGAAAGTTCTCCAATAAAAATTGTATTATTAATGTCAAACTCTGATATAATCCCAGATGACTTTAAAATGCCTACGGCAATTGCTAAATCCATCTGCGAGCCTTCTTTTTTTAAATTAGCTGGTGCTAAGTTAATTGTAATTCTACTTAAAGGAAATTCATATCCACTATTTTTTATAGCTGTTCTGACACGTTCCTTAGATTCTTTTATAGATGTGTCCGGTAATCCAACTATATTAAAGACTGGAAGTCCTCTTGATAAATCAGTTTCAACTTCCACAATATTTCCATTTAGTCCCTGTAATACGCAAGTATTAATCTTTGAATACATAATAAACACCTCTTCTATATGTAATTATGTTATTACCTGGGTAATGGCGAAAATATGCATTTTTCTAAGTTTAATCAACAAAAAGAATTCTCAATATGATTTATTCTTAATTCTGGTGTCAAATATACTTCTATTATGTCATATCTCATCTGATAGTTTAACAATTTATTTTGCTTCATATATAAATGAGAACAATAAATAATCTTTTCTTGTTTCTTTCTATTAACGGCTTCGTATGCATAACCAAACTTCACACTTGTCCTTGTCTTAACTTCAATGAAAACTAATATATCCTTATCTAAAGCAATTATATCTATTTCTCCAATTTTATTCCTATAATTTAAATTTAAAATATTATAGCCCTTTGCAACAAGGTATTCCTTAGCTGTTAATTCTCCTTGTCTACCTTTGTCTATATTATTTCCCATATTCTCTACCTCTTTGAGCATCTAAATTATATATATAAAAGATTATCTCTGCAACAGCATCATATAACTCTTCAGGAATAGTTTCATTTAACTCAAGTCCCATAAGGTTTTCAACTAAGTTTTCGTCTTTGTAGATGGTAATATCTTCCTCTATTCCTTTTTCTATTATCTTTTCTGCAACAAGATTTTGCCCCTTGGCTATAACTCTCGGAGCTATCTCTTCCTTATTATAGGATAATGCAACAGCCTTATTTTGAATCTTTTTCTCTTTTTTCATAGCATTACACCTTTAAATCTAAGATATAGGTTGGAACTGGATTAGGAATTATAGTATCTATTATTTCTATATTATCATCTATAATAAATTCAACCCTGTCTAGACTATAACCTATTGATTGAATTTTTTCAACCAAATGTTGTTCAGTTGATTTAAATAATTCTAAATCTTTCCTCTTTACGTTTATTTTTATATAAAGATTATTAGATGATAATTCGCAAGATACCTTAATATTTCCAAGATTATGAGTTTCAAGGTTTATAAATATATTAATTTTATCATTATTTCTTTTTTTTCTTTTATCTTCCTTTATTAATGTTATTATTCCATCTAAATTTCTTTTTTCATAATTAATTGGAAAAAAGACAAATGATAAATCTCTATTAATTTCATTTAAAAAATCGATTTTGCTTTCTAATCTATTTAAATCTTCTCTTAATTGTAAATCTGAATCGTTTTTTAAATTGTTAATAATTTTTTGTAACTCTACTACTCTTTCATCCTTAATTAAGTTAATATTCTTTAGTATATTATCTTCATAAGACATAGCTTTAGCTTTGGTAAGCTCAGGAGACTTTATTTTACTCAATATATTATCAATCTCTTTAAAGTCTTTTGAAAATTCAATAGGGTCTTCATTGAAGTCTCTTATATTTTTGATATTATTTAATGAAGATTTTATATTGTTCTTTAAAAAGAAAGTAATTATTTTTATATCTTCATCAGAAAAATCTATATCAATATTATTTATTATGCTTTCTTCTGTCCCCTTTATTATACTTAATTTAGGTTGATTTTCCATAAGGACTTTAGATTCGTTTCCCATGAAGTTCTTGATTTGCTGACTTATATCCCTATATTCTTTAAATTCATCTTTATCTATAATCAAAAAGGATTTTATATCCATTTTTTCCACAGAAATATCATTATCTTCTGCTAAACTTTCATTTAAATTTGTTGAATTTAATAAAATAACCTTATCATCTTCTTTTAAATTTGACAGTTGGTATAGTTTGTCTAATGTTTTTATGCAATAATTTAAGTTTTTTTCAGTTATGGGAATATTATATTTCATCAAACTTTTTACAATTTCAATGGATTCTTTAGTCTCTTTTATATTTAGACCTTTTAAAAGCTTTATAATAGAATCATTTTCTTTCTTATGGATTGATTTATATGATATGAGCTCTTCCTGAACTAAAGGTTTTAATTGAACCTTATTATCATCAGATGATTTAACTAAAAATGATACTTCATCATCTAATTTTATATTTAAATCTGTTTCTAGATTTGCTTCAAATGTCCCATAGTTTTTAATATCAATAATTATATTTTTTCCCAGTATATCTACAATCTTTCCCTCTAAAATATTTCCTTCTTTAAACATATCTTCTTTATTTTTTAAAATTATATTATTTAACAAGAGACTTTGGATTTTCAATTAAATCCCCCTTTTTAAACCTACTTTAATATATTTTTTAAAAATGTCATTCTGTGGATAGGTGATGGTCCTAGGTTTTGTAAACACTCTCTATGTTCCTTAGTACCATATCCCTTATGTTTTTTTAAATTATATCCCTCAAATTCTTTATCCCATTCTATACATAATCTATCTCTAAAGACTTTAGCTACTATAGATGCACAAGCTATTCCATGAGATTTATCGTCTCCCTTTACAATAGATTCTTGAGGTATATTCAGATCAACCTTTTCTGCATCAATAAGTAGAAAATCTGGATCTATCTTATTTCCTTCTTTATCTTTCAGATTTTCCACTGCATATTTCATAGCCAAACGAGTAGCTTCTTTTATATTAATCTCATCTATTATACTAGAGTTTACTCTGCCAATGCCACAGGCTATAGCTTTAGATAGTATTTCATCATATAAAATATCACGTTTTTTTTCAGAAAGTTTTTTAGAATCCTTTACTCCATTGATTATTATCCCATGTGGCATTATTATTGCACAGGCAACCACATCCCCAGCTAAGCAACCTCTACCTACTTCATCTATACAAGCAATATTTTCATATCTTAATAATTCATCTTTACGTTCAAATTCTATCACAACTATCTCTCCTAGTCTTCAGGGAATTCAAGGGTAATCTTACCTATTATACCTTTTCTAAATTCATCTAATAAGATATTGCTTACCTTTGTATAATCTATTTCTCCACCTTTGACTATACATCCTCTTTTTTTGCCTATATCCTCCATTACTTCTAAAGAAGTTTTATCTTCCAATTCCACATTATAACGATTATTTAAAAGATTTGGAA
Encoded proteins:
- a CDS encoding 3'-5' exonuclease, with the translated sequence MIDPSVLEELRKDIEKKEKWFMPESELDDNQRYMLYSKSSKLIAEGSAGSGKTLLALHRLHRTIEGNNENVLFVVFTSTLKEYIESGISELLKSSLGQADILYIEKLKKENIKEKIKDNFYDYVIVDEVQDVPERILKKLVGAAKKGVILFGDDAQQIYYRIETGISIDEIKERVFESDVDHIKLEHNYRVPREVMKFSEMIVSGSGDLVEKCKNNIGTITINKLSDKKEEILYIYNTIIDKGLKDVVVLYPKNEDVDTASDIFKEIDKEFLIETKSGKLSDNLNFETDLPKIMTFHSSKGLEFKDVFIPSCNQIENFIPEQFRRAFYVATTRTNENLYLTYYEDTQNDAMKEIRKYKERYI
- a CDS encoding recombinase family protein — its product is MKERQMKIIPGAPLAAIYTRKSRATEMGESIENQIARCIALCDYKGWGYIVYVDYDYSGKDTDRPDFFEMMKKVRNNEFDYVVVYHIYRFARNMKDFTILMDEFQELEVGFTSISQDFDTSTPTGRAAMYMTAVFGQLGREDTAMQVRDNMIYLAEKGRWNGGPVPYGFDTYSELVEYRDGEGNKKITYLIENEGESAFIKKFAEWYLETNGSIRGNVTKANELGYRTKRGAYWNSSQMSRILQNPLYCIADEDSYEYFKDNFTGIFSDKARKKENWNGTHGLMFYNRRKPYKKTSRLRDETEWILSIGEHKGFIPGETFAKIQHKLSKNKSQPPRTGQSIRSPLVGLVRCGRCNSAMSIFGSHKTSDKSKGYYHYFRCLTREIKSKILCDNSNVRADILEDLVLSNIFALIDNENSLKSILEATNNDIEDKRTPLMSKANKLKSDLSNIDSEINNLVDALSKNILPELMIKRKYKDLENKKIEVRNELEKINIELSNNYYEDKFDIDTVKKYIKNLKHNYKDLSFEQKKELLNSIVKEVSMDRNKVKLTLYFLPGKSLQEYNDLALCSHMDKDLGWR
- a CDS encoding YifB family Mg chelatase-like AAA ATPase, which produces MYSKINTCVLQGLNGNIVEVETDLSRGLPVFNIVGLPDTSIKESKERVRTAIKNSGYEFPLSRITINLAPANLKKEGSQMDLAIAVGILKSSGIISEFDINNTIFIGELSLDGKLNPVQGALPMVIAMRKWNISKCIVPYENKDECSVIEDMEIIPIKNLKDVVDFLNNELHINPYIREKELINPNDDNHFLDFSDIKGQAGLKRALEVAAAGSHNMLIIGPPGAGKTMAAKRLPTIMPELSFEESIEVTNIYSISGLLPPNSLVKDPPFRSPHHTASAISLIGGGRVPKPGEVSLAHNGVLFLDELPEFPKKVLEVLRQPLEDGIVTISRTSASLTYPAKFMFIASLNPCPCGSKEQGHYILEVISQVKSTMSA
- a CDS encoding YraN family protein, with product MGNNIDKGRQGELTAKEYLVAKGYNILNLNYRNKIGEIDIIALDKDILVFIEVKTRTSVKFGYAYEAVNRKKQEKIIYCSHLYMKQNKLLNYQMRYDIIEVYLTPELRINHIENSFC
- a CDS encoding EscU/YscU/HrcU family type III secretion system export apparatus switch protein; translated protein: MKKEKKIQNKAVALSYNKEEIAPRVIAKGQNLVAEKIIEKGIEEDITIYKDENLVENLMGLELNETIPEELYDAVAEIIFYIYNLDAQRGREYGK
- a CDS encoding ribonuclease HII, coding for MIEFERKDELLRYENIACIDEVGRGCLAGDVVACAIIMPHGIIINGVKDSKKLSEKKRDILYDEILSKAIACGIGRVNSSIIDEINIKEATRLAMKYAVENLKDKEGNKIDPDFLLIDAEKVDLNIPQESIVKGDDKSHGIACASIVAKVFRDRLCIEWDKEFEGYNLKKHKGYGTKEHRECLQNLGPSPIHRMTFLKNILK